Within Eggerthella timonensis, the genomic segment GCGCAGGACCTCAACATGCTGGCGCACCTCGACGACCTGGCCGCGGCCGGCGTCGACTCGTTCAAGATCGAAGGCCGCAACAAGAAGGCGTTCTACGTGGCCTCAGTGGTGCGCGCCTACCGCCAGGTGCTCGACGGCGTCCCGGCCGCCGAGGTGGCCGACGAGTTGTTGGCCGTGTCGCACCGTCCCTACGGCACCGGGTTCTACTACGGCGACGCGCAGCAGTCGCCCGCGGTCGACGGCTACACCACCGCTTGCCTGCATGCCGCCACCGTGGAATCGTGCGAGGCTTCTCCGTGGGAAGACGGCGCGTTCCGCGTGATCGCGCGCTGCTACAACCGCTTCTGCGAAGGCGACGAGCTGGAGGCGCTCTCGCCGCGCCCGCGCATCGCCCGCGTGCGCGTGCGCAACCTCGCCTGGCTGCCCTCGCCCGACGGCGACTGCCCGCAGCCCGAGCGCGTCCCGGTGGCCGTGGCGAACCGCTCGGCCGAGCGCTACGCGTTTGAAACCGGGGAGGAGCTGGCTCCCGGAGACTTCCTGCGCATGCGCGTCAACGTTGAGCGATAGGCTTGTGATCTGCGCCGAAGCGATGAAATACTGCTAAGGGGCCGTTGAGGCGCACCGCAGGGGGCGACGCTACACTGAGGGGTACCCTATTCCCTCAGAAAGCGAGGTGCATCATGCCCCAACATGCGTATCGCGCCGCATCGGCGCCGGGCGTCGTGCAGCGTGCCCGCAACACGCGCACCGGCCGCAAGCTCGAGCGCGGCGGCTACCTGACCGCCGAGACCGTCACCATGTGGATCGTGTACGCCCTTACCCTGCTCGGCAACGCCATCATAGAGGGCGGCCAGGTGGGAGGAACCACGTCGGCGGACATCGCGTACGGCGTGTTCACCTGGTTCACGCCCGCCGGCTACGTGTTCGCCATCTGGTCGCTCATCTACATCGCGATGATCGTGTGGCTCGTGGCGTACACGCGCACGGCTCCCACGCGCCCCGACCGCTTCACCATGACGTCGGTCCTGTTCATCGCCAGCTGCGCGCTCAACGTGCTGTGGCTTGCCCTGTGGCATTTCGAGCTGGTGGCCGTGTCGTTCATCGTGATCCTGGCCGAGTGGTTCGTGCTGGCGGCGCTGTATCTGAACGTGCGCCGCACGATGAAAACCGCTTCGGGGTGGGTTCCCGTGTCCATCTACACCGCATGGGTCACCG encodes:
- a CDS encoding tryptophan-rich sensory protein encodes the protein MPQHAYRAASAPGVVQRARNTRTGRKLERGGYLTAETVTMWIVYALTLLGNAIIEGGQVGGTTSADIAYGVFTWFTPAGYVFAIWSLIYIAMIVWLVAYTRTAPTRPDRFTMTSVLFIASCALNVLWLALWHFELVAVSFIVILAEWFVLAALYLNVRRTMKTASGWVPVSIYTAWVTVATLANLAILVTRLFDGGIPFLNGLFTILLTAGVLAFGYVMRKAYDDIAFPLVFLWALIGVGVNVSGVSAFTAAVVFLLCVVGAILTFAPIGSMRKLVRG